Proteins encoded together in one Falco peregrinus isolate bFalPer1 chromosome 2, bFalPer1.pri, whole genome shotgun sequence window:
- the LOC129783983 gene encoding uncharacterized protein LOC129783983, whose amino-acid sequence MCREEKDACRRVNHVLLPHGSRRGIKAPAAHGAAQPAPAAPRPPAPAMSAHPRRLPLLLLLLLPPLLAALCRAAPLAGELRCRCLRTVSQVIPPRRLARVQLLAEGPHCAVPEVIATTKQGQTLCLDPAAPWVKLILTRIHHSSHNQLFYAFCFLYLIFSLSVWFNCRHYKLPFPFLTERMLAAELRCHCIQTVTGLMLPKHLANVEIIPKGPHCATVEIIATLKNSQQICLDPQAKWVKMLINKILHR is encoded by the exons ATgtgcagggaggagaaagacGCGTGTCGGCGTGTGAATCACGTTCTCCTGCCCCACGGCTCCCGGCGGGGGATAAAAGCCCCGGCGGCGCACGGGGCGGCCCAGCCGGCTCCCGCAGCACCTCGGCCGCCAGCACCAGCCATGAGCGCACacccccgccgcctgcccctcctcctcctcctcctcctccccccgctGCTGGCCGCCCTTTGCCGAG CCGCGCCGCTGGCCGGGGAGCTGCGCTGCCGCTGCCTGCGCACCGTGTCCCAGGTGATCCCGCCGCGGCGCCTGGCCCGCGTCCAGCTGCTCGCCGAGGGGCCGCACTGCGCCGTGCCCGAGGTCAT aGCCACGACGAAGCAGGGACAGACGCTCTGCCTGGACCCCGCCGCGCCCTGGGTCAAGCTCATCCTCACCCGGATCCACCACAG TTCACATAACCAGCTCT TTTATGCCTTCTGCTTTctctatttaatattttcattgtcaGTTTGGTTCAATTGTAGACATTATAagcttccctttcctttcctcacaGAGAGGATGCTGGCAGCGGAGCTGCGGTGTCACTGCATCCAGACTGTCACAGGATTGATGTTGCCAAAGCACCTGGCCAACGTAGAAATCATTCCTAAGGGCCCACACTGTGCCACTGTGGAAATCAT AGCAACACTGAAGAACAGCCAGCAAATCTGTTTAGATCCCCAGGCCAAATGGGTGAAGATGCTAATTAACAAGATTCTACACAGGTAA